The segment GCTGTATTCCAAATATTAGCTAATTGTTCGTTATTGTCACCTTCACATTCAATTGTTTCATCAGTTAAAGTACAGTTTGATAAATCAGGAGTTGTACCATCGTCGAATGTTAGAGTGGCGGATATAGTTGAACTATTACCGCAATCGTCAGTAACGGTATACGTAACAGTTATATTTCCACAAGGTCCACATATCGTATTCAGATTATTAAAATCGTAATCAGAAGTTACTTGACCTGTTAAATCAGTATCACAATTATCAGTAGCGCAAGCTTCTAATGTAGCAATGTTAGCAGCATTCCAAGCATCCGCCAATGATTCATTATCAGTATCAGAACATTCTAGAACTGTATTTTCTAATGTACAGTTTGAAAGGTCTGGCGGTGTTGTATCTTCAACAGTAATGGTTTGAACAAGTGTTGTTGTATTATCACAATCGTCAGTTAAAGACCAAGTTCTAGTAATTACAGATTCATTAGCACAAGCGCCATCAGCCACTGTGTCTACAAAAGTAGCTTCAAGACCAGTTGAGCAGTTATCTACTTCATCAGTAACATCACCAGTTAAGGTAAGGTCAGAAGGATCTTGATCACACTCAATAGTGATATCAGCAGGAACCGTAAAGGTAGGCGGTGTTGTGTCTTCAATAGTAATGGTTTGAACAAGTGTTGTTGTATTATCACAATCGTCAGTTAAAGTCCAAGTTCTAGTAATTACAGATTCATTAGCACAAGCACCATCAGCCACTGTATCTACAAAAGTAGCTTCAATACCAGTTGAGCAGTTATCTGCTTCATCAGTAACATCACCAGTTAAGGTAAGGTCAGAAGGATCTTGATCACACTCAATAGTGATATCAGCAGGTACCGTAAAGGTAGGCGGTGTTGTATCTTCAACAGTAATGGTTTGAACAAGTGTTGTTGTATTATCACAATCGTCAGTTAAAGACCAAGTTCTAGTAATTACAGATTCATTAGCACAAGCGCCATCAGCCACTGTGTCTACAAAAGTAGCTTCAAGACCAGTTGAGCAGTTATCTGCTTCATCAGTAACATCACCAGTTAAGGTAAGGTCAGAAGGATCTTGATCACACTCAATAGTGATATCAGCAGGAACCGTAAAGGTAGGTGGTGTTGTATCTTCAACAGTAATGGTTTGAACAAGTGTTGTTGTATTATCACAATCGTCAGTTAAAGACCAAGTTCTAGTAATTACAGATTCATTAGCACAAGCACCATCAGCCACTGTATCTACAAAAGTAGCTTCAAGACCAGTTGAGCAGTTATCTGCTTCATCAGTAACATCACCAGTTAAGGTAAGGTCAGAAGGATCTTGATCACACTCAATAGTGATATCAGCAGGTACCGTAAAGGTAGGTGGTGTTGTATCTTCAACAGTAATGGTTTGAACAAGTGTTGTTGTATTATCACAATCGTCAGTTAAAGACCAAGTTCTAGTAATTACAGATTCATTAGCACAAGCGCCATCAGCCACTGTATCTACAAAAGTAGCTTCAAGACCAGTTGAGCAGTTATCTGCTTCATCAGTAACATCACCAGTTAAGGTAAGGTCAGAAGGATCTTGATCACACTCAATAGTGATATCAGCAGGTACCGTAAAGGTAGGCGGTGTTGTATCTTCAACAGTAATGGTTTGAACAAGTGTTGTTGTATTATCACAATCGTCAGTTAAAGACCAAGTTCTAGTAATTACAGATTCATTAGCACAAGCACCATCAGCCACTGTATCTACAAAAGTAGCTTCAAGACCAGTTGAGCAGTTATCTGCTTCATCAGTAACATCACCAGTTAAGGTAAGGTCAGAAGGATCTTGATCACACTCAATAGTGATATCAGCAGGTACCGTAAAGGTAGGCGGTGTTGTATCTTCAATAGTAATGGTTTGAACAAGTGTTGTTGTATTATCACAATCATCAGTTAAAGTCCAAGTTCTAGTAATTACAGATTCATTAGCACAAGCACCATCAGCCACTGTATCTACAAAAGTAGCTTCAAGACCAGTTGAGCAGTTATCTGCTTCATCAGTAACATCACCAGTTAAGGTAAGGTCAGAAGGATCTTGATCACACTCAATAGTGATATCAGCAGGAACCGTAAAGGTAGGCGGTGTTGTATCTTCAACAGTAATGGTTTGAACAAGTGTTGTTGTATTATCACAATCGTCAGTTAAAGACCAAGTTCTAGTAATTACAGATTCATTAGCACAAGCGCCATCAGCCACTGTATCTACAAAAGTAGCTTCAAGACCAGTTGAGCAGTTATCTGCTTCATCAGTAACATCACCAGTTAAGGTAAGGTCAGAAGGATCTTGATCACACTCTATAGTGATATCAGCAGGTACCGTAAAGGTAGGTGGTGTTGCATCAACGACTGTTATGATTTGATCTATAGAGACAGAATTACCACACTCGTCAGTAGCTGTCCAAGTTCTTGTAATTGTTTGAGTATTTCCACAACCAGGCACTGAAGTATCTGCATAAGTTACTGTAGCATTACCACAAGTGTCTGAAGCAGTAGCACTTCCTGTTTCAGCTGGATCAGCACTCTCTGTGCATTCTATAGTGGTATCTGCAGGAACACTAAGGGTTGGTTCAGTGGTATCAACCACAGTTATGATTTGATTTTCAGAGACAGAATTACCACACTCGTCAGTAGCTGTCCAAGTTCTGGTATATATATGTGTAAAACCGCATTCATCTGTCAATGAATCTGTATATTTAATATCGACAACACCACAATTGTCACTTCCAGTCGCATTACCAGTAGCTGTAGGATTAATTGGGTCAGTACATTCTACAGTAACATCTGCAGGTATGGTTAAAGAAGGAGGAGTGGTGTCAACTACAGTTATGATTTGATCTTCTGAAACCGAATTGTCACAATCGTCAGTCGCCGTCCACGTTCTAGTAATAATTTGAGTATTTCCACAACCAGGAACTGAAGCATCTGCATAAGTTACTGTAACATTACCACAGGTATCAGCAGCAGTAGCACTTCCAGTATCAGCTGGATCAGTACTCTCTGCACATTCTATAGTGACATCTGCAGGAACGACAAGTGTTGGATTTACAGTATCTACTACTGTGATAGTTTGATCATCAGATTCAAAGTTACCGCAGTCATCAGTAGCTGTCCATGTTCTAATTATAATTACGGCATTACCGCAAACAACCGTTGTATTATCGGTGTACGTTATTGTGACATTACCACACGCTTCTGTTGCCGTTGCTTGACCAGTATTTGATGGATCTGTACTTTCAGTACATTCGATATCAATCTTTGAAGGAATCGTCAATTTTGGATCAGTGGTATCAACTACTGTTATAATTTGATCTTCAGAGACAGTATTACCACAATCATCAGTGGCTGTCCATGTTCTAGTAATAGTTTCTGTATTTCCACAACCAGGAACCGAAGTATCAGCATAAGTCACTCTAGTATTACCACAGTTGTCAGTAGCAGTAGCACTGCCAGTATCAGCTGGATCGGTACTTTCCGTGCATTCTACTGTCGTATCAGCAGGAATAGAAATAGTTGGTGGTGTATTATCAACAACCGTAATCACCTGAATATATGCATCAATAGTGGTATTACAGGCATCAGTAAACGACCAAGTATTCGTATAAGTCCCGTTAGTAGGACAACTAGGATCTGGCACAAATGGACCGGATGTTTTAGTTAAAGTGAAATCACATTTATCGGTATCCGGTTCTAAATTCTGGGCGTTTTCTAGTGCGATAGAATCTGAACAATCTACAGTTGTATCTAATTCTCCTGGAGCATTACTCCATGAAACTATAGGTTGATTAACTTCAACTATTAATGGAAGTTTGTTACCTATATTACAATTGTCAAGAGCAGCTGAGCTTAATGAATTTTGATTATTTGGATTTTGTATTCCATTATAGTTTGCGGTAAACTGCAGGTCAAAATTTAAGTCACAATCGTCTTCTAAGAAATAACATTCATCTTGAATAACAACATCAAAATCTACATTTAATGCTGGATCACCCACATCGGTGTAACCGTCTTCAATAAAAAATTCCAGCAAATTGGTTGTAGGATTAAAATTATAAGTGACACCCGTAGGCGTGTTAACCATATTAACTGCAGCTATTTGAGGCGGTAATGTTGCCGAAATAGATAAATTTACAGCACTATCATTTCCTTTATTAACAATATTAAAGTTAAATCCTAATGAACTACCAGCATTTGTAGGTGTTGAACCAGTATCCATTATAATTTCAATTGGATCTAAATCTGGGGCCCACACGTCAACACAAAGACCGACAAGAAACAAGCCGTATGTCTCCTGATTTGATGTCAGTCTTAGGGTTGCAGATGTTTGATTATTAGCGATAATATTGTTTCCAGTATTGTCTAAATTAAATACAGCTGCATCAAAACCAAGTGTATTTTGACTGGCTGGATTCCGATCTAAAAAATCAGAATTCCCTATAGTTATTCTACTATTAAAGAAATTGTTGCTTGTTCGTTGTGGAGCCGTGATACTAACAAAGTTGTTATTTGTGTCTCTGATTTGTAATTGATCACCACTTAAGTCTCTATCACCTTCAAGAGACCCGATAATAACATTTGTATTAACATCTCCTGTAGGAACTGTTTGAAATCCTCCAAACGTAATATCAAAATTATTGATAGCACTTGTCACATTGGCATAACCATCAAAAAGACTAATGTTTTTAGCTGGTAATTTCGGACTTTCGTATACAAATACAATTTGCCATCCTCCTGAGGTTCCAATATTTCCACCACCATGCCCTATAACGCTTCCAAGTTTTGCTTCAACATTTGCAACTTGGTAAGTTCCATAAGGATCAACGAGTCCAGTGACTTGGTCTGTAATATCTTTAAAACAGATATAAGGATCATTATTGATATGAAAATTTCTACCTCTATAAATAACATCATCCGCTGTAAGTGTTGTATACTGGGTTTGTCCAGGTAACATCAACATAATATCATTATAATTCCAATTCGGTTGATTCTCAGAAGTTGGATCCGTAGTGGGTTCTCTATCTGCTGCAGCCCAATATAAGTAGGCTTTATACATCGAAAGACAGGTAAGTTGTGGTTCAGGATTTGAAAAATTAGCACTACTCGAGTTAAAAGTGTCGTCAATATTGTCATTATTAATATCAACGAGACCGTCAATGTCAACATAGACATTATTATTAAATGAGTGGTTACCTGATCCTCCGTTATAGTTATCGGTAGCGGTTCTTGATAACATATTGTTAGCGACCATAGTAACATCACCATTAACAGTCTCATTAAATCGAGGCGTAAAGGCGTCTAATACTTGAGCATTAACAAAACTTCCTACCAAGATCATTGTAATCAGGCAGGCGTTTCTAAGTGTTTTATGATTAATAGCAGTTTTCATAAGTAACGGTTTGTAAAGAAATTAGTCTAAACGACTAATTAAAATTTTGTGGGTCAGGGACTAAAGATTTTATTATAAGTGAATTGCTGATGTTATTATTGTTTCCAGATAGGACTTTAACTTCAGTACAATTCCATTTACCTAATGGGGTAGTTGCGTCACGAGATATTTTAACAAAAAAATCTAATGAACTATTCGCTCCAACAGTACCAGATTCTATGGTTTGTGTTTTTTGTGAATTAAGAACTTGTCTTTTTAGATGTATTTGCTTGTTTTGAGCAATACCATTACAGACTTGATCACTAGTAACAATAGTAAAGTCTTTGGGGCTATTAGATATATTTGTGATTTCAATCAAATACAAGTGCTCCTGAGCTGTAATTGGCAAATCTGACGATTTTTTAATTTTGAGCTCTAGTGACTGTTGTCCGTAAGAACATAGTGTTGCTAGACAAACTAGCATTACCAAAGTAATTCTTTTCATAGTACTATATTTAACTATAATCTCGCTAAGCGATGTGTTTTAAAAAATTAATTCCTCTGAATATTGCTTGTTGGGGCGCCTTCAGAGATTTAATATGTTGTGAGGGAAGAACATTGGTAACCAATGTTTGATATATGGATATATTAATATATTTTTGATTTGGGGTCATTAAACATTAATTTAACACAACAAATGAACTCATAACACTTATGTTAGACAAATTTAAATGTTGAATAGGCTAAAATAATCGTTAAAACGGAATTATGCAACATATTATCGATAAAATATGCGTTTAATCGAAGACTTATGAAAAATATTACAGTAATTAGACATGCTAAATCTTCTTGGGAATTTGACGTTAGCGACAAAGAACGTCCTCTTAAAAAACGTGGTTTGAATGATGCTGAACTTGTTTCGAAAGCATTCAAGAATAAAATGATAAATCCAGATGCTGTTTTTTCAAGTCCGGCTAATCGAGCGCTATCTACCTGTCATTTATTTTTAAAAAATTTAGAAGTTTCATTGGGTAAATTAAAAATTGAGGAGGATTTATATGATTTTGGTGGTCAACAGGTGATAAGCTTTTTAAAAAATTTAGATGACAATTATAAAAATGTTATGATTTTTGGTCATAATCATGCATTCACATCTATTTGCAATATATTTGGTGACAAATTTATTGATAACCTTCCAACTAGTGGTTTAGTAGTGATTGCTTTTGAAACAAATACTTGGAAGAATATCGAATTCGGTACTACTAAAATGACACTCTTTCCAAGAGATTTAAAATATGACTAAAGACAAAAACAGCTATATAAATAGGGAGTTAAGTTGGCTCCAATTTAATGAACGCGTATTACAGGAAGCCGCAGATGAAAGTGTTCCGTTGATTGAGCGCTTTCGATTTTTAGGGATTTTCTCAAATAATTTAGATGAATTTTTCAAGGTACGTTATGCTACTATTAAACGTATTGATGAGGCGGGAAAAGGCGGTAAAAGTGAGCTAGGTATTAAAGCCTCAGAACTTTTAGATTTGATTACGCAAGTAGTTATCAAACAGCAAAGTCAAAGTCTAGATATCTTAAGTAATATTCAAAAAAAATTAGAACTGGAAAACATTTTCATTATCGATGAAACACAAGTAGATAATGACCAACATGACTTTATAAAGAATTACTACTTACAACAGGTCAGTCCTGCACTTGTAACTATTATATTAAATGATGCTGTAGATTTACCTTTACTGAAGGATAGTGCTGCTTACCTTGCAGTTAAAATGGAATTAACTAATAATTATAAACAATTCGCTTTAATTGAAATCCCCAAATTTATTGATCGTTTTGTTGTACTTCCTGAAAAGGATGGGAGGAATTTTATTATGATTTTAGATGATGTCATAAGATACTGTTTAAATGATATTTTTAATATTTTTAGTTATACCCATATCACAGCTAATATGATAAAAATCACTAGAGATGGTGAATTAGATTTTGATAGTGACTTAAGCAAGAGCTTTATTGAAAAAATATCTGACAGTGTCAAAGATAGGCAAATAGGTGACCCAGTGCGTTTTGTGTATGACAAAACCATTGATAGTGAAACCCTAGAATATTTGATGTCTAAGATGGGCATTAATTCAAAAGATAGTGTGATTCCAGGCGGTAGATACCACAATAGAAGAGATTATATGGACTTTCCTAGTTTAGGTCGAACCGATTTATTATATGAAAAAATTAAACCTTTAGAAATTAAAGGATTAAGCCTTAAATCTAGTATTTTTAACACAATTTCAAATAAAGATTATCTGCTTCATACACCTTATCAAACGTTTTCATATGTTGTTAAATTTTTGAGAGAAGCGGCACTTGACCCTCAAGTTAAATCCATTAAGATTACCATATATAGACTCGCTCAAATTTCTCATATCGCGAGTTCCTTGATTAATGCAGCAAAAAACGGAAAAAAAGTAGTTGTAGTGATTGAATTGAGAGCCCGTTTTGATGAACAAGCAAATATTGATTATGCAGAGCAAATGCAGGATGAAGGTGTTCAAATGCTCTTTGGGGTTACGGGTCTAAAAGTGCATAGCAAAATATGCCTTATTGAACGAGAAGAAGAGAACTCTATAAAACGATATGGATTTATAAGCACAGGGAATTTTAATGAATCAACAGCAAAAATATACACCGATTTTACTTTATTTACGGCAAATCAAAAAATTCTAAAAGACGTAAATAAGGTATTTAGTTTCTTTGATACAAACTATCGTATTCACCGATATAAGCATATTATTACATCACCACACTATTCAAGGTCAAAATTATTTGCCTTGATAGACACTGAAATAGAAAATGTAAAACTAGGCCAACCAGCATTTATTAAACTTAAATTAAATAGTATATCAAGTTATAAAATGATAGATAAGCTGTACGAAGCAAGCAGAGCTGGCGTAAAAATTCAAATGATTGTTAGAGGCATTTGTTGCTTAGTTCCAGGTGTTAAAGGTATGAGTGAAAATATTGAAGTTATTAGCATTATTGAC is part of the Formosa sp. Hel1_31_208 genome and harbors:
- a CDS encoding gliding motility-associated C-terminal domain-containing protein is translated as MKTAINHKTLRNACLITMILVGSFVNAQVLDAFTPRFNETVNGDVTMVANNMLSRTATDNYNGGSGNHSFNNNVYVDIDGLVDINNDNIDDTFNSSSANFSNPEPQLTCLSMYKAYLYWAAADREPTTDPTSENQPNWNYNDIMLMLPGQTQYTTLTADDVIYRGRNFHINNDPYICFKDITDQVTGLVDPYGTYQVANVEAKLGSVIGHGGGNIGTSGGWQIVFVYESPKLPAKNISLFDGYANVTSAINNFDITFGGFQTVPTGDVNTNVIIGSLEGDRDLSGDQLQIRDTNNNFVSITAPQRTSNNFFNSRITIGNSDFLDRNPASQNTLGFDAAVFNLDNTGNNIIANNQTSATLRLTSNQETYGLFLVGLCVDVWAPDLDPIEIIMDTGSTPTNAGSSLGFNFNIVNKGNDSAVNLSISATLPPQIAAVNMVNTPTGVTYNFNPTTNLLEFFIEDGYTDVGDPALNVDFDVVIQDECYFLEDDCDLNFDLQFTANYNGIQNPNNQNSLSSAALDNCNIGNKLPLIVEVNQPIVSWSNAPGELDTTVDCSDSIALENAQNLEPDTDKCDFTLTKTSGPFVPDPSCPTNGTYTNTWSFTDACNTTIDAYIQVITVVDNTPPTISIPADTTVECTESTDPADTGSATATDNCGNTRVTYADTSVPGCGNTETITRTWTATDDCGNTVSEDQIITVVDTTDPKLTIPSKIDIECTESTDPSNTGQATATEACGNVTITYTDNTTVVCGNAVIIIRTWTATDDCGNFESDDQTITVVDTVNPTLVVPADVTIECAESTDPADTGSATAADTCGNVTVTYADASVPGCGNTQIITRTWTATDDCDNSVSEDQIITVVDTTPPSLTIPADVTVECTDPINPTATGNATGSDNCGVVDIKYTDSLTDECGFTHIYTRTWTATDECGNSVSENQIITVVDTTEPTLSVPADTTIECTESADPAETGSATASDTCGNATVTYADTSVPGCGNTQTITRTWTATDECGNSVSIDQIITVVDATPPTFTVPADITIECDQDPSDLTLTGDVTDEADNCSTGLEATFVDTVADGACANESVITRTWSLTDDCDNTTTLVQTITVEDTTPPTFTVPADITIECDQDPSDLTLTGDVTDEADNCSTGLEATFVDTVADGACANESVITRTWTLTDDCDNTTTLVQTITIEDTTPPTFTVPADITIECDQDPSDLTLTGDVTDEADNCSTGLEATFVDTVADGACANESVITRTWSLTDDCDNTTTLVQTITVEDTTPPTFTVPADITIECDQDPSDLTLTGDVTDEADNCSTGLEATFVDTVADGACANESVITRTWSLTDDCDNTTTLVQTITVEDTTPPTFTVPADITIECDQDPSDLTLTGDVTDEADNCSTGLEATFVDTVADGACANESVITRTWSLTDDCDNTTTLVQTITVEDTTPPTFTVPADITIECDQDPSDLTLTGDVTDEADNCSTGLEATFVDTVADGACANESVITRTWSLTDDCDNTTTLVQTITVEDTTPPTFTVPADITIECDQDPSDLTLTGDVTDEADNCSTGIEATFVDTVADGACANESVITRTWTLTDDCDNTTTLVQTITIEDTTPPTFTVPADITIECDQDPSDLTLTGDVTDEVDNCSTGLEATFVDTVADGACANESVITRTWSLTDDCDNTTTLVQTITVEDTTPPDLSNCTLENTVLECSDTDNESLADAWNAANIATLEACATDNCDTDLTGQVTSDYDFNNLNTICGPCGNITVTYTVTDDCGNSSTISATLTFDDGTTPDLSNCTLTDETIECEGDNNEQLANIWNTANITSLENCSDDISITVTSNYNFGNLVPSCGQAGSIAVVYTITDDCGNFATLSTTLIIEDTTPPTFTVPADVTIECDQDPSDLTLTGDVTDEADNCSVSTLEATFVDTVADGACANESVITRTWSLTDDCDNTTTLVQTITVEDTTPPTFTVPADITIECDQDPSDLTLTGDVTDEADNCSTGLEATFVDTVADGACANESVITRTWSLTDDCDNTTTLVQTITVEDTTPPTFTVPADITIECDQDPSDLTLTGDVTDEADNCSTGIEATFVDTVADGACANESVITRTWTLTDDCDNTTTLVQTITIEDTTPPTFTVPADITIECDQDPSDLTLTGDVTDEVDNCSTGLEATFVDTVADGACANESVITRTWSLTDDCDNTTTLVQTITVEDTTPPDLSNCTLENTVLECSDTDNESLADAWNAANIATLEACATDNCDTDLTGQVTSDYDFNNLNTICGPCGNITVTYTVTDDCGNSSTISATLTFDDGTTPDLSNCTLTDETIECEGDNNEQLANIWNTANITSLENCSDDISITVTSNYNFGNLVPSCGQAGSIAVVYTITDDCGNFATLSTTLIIEDTTPPTFTVPADVTIECDQDPSDLTLTGDVTDEADNCSVSTLEATFVDTVADGACANESVITRTWSLTDDCDNTTTLVQTITVEDTTPPTFTVPADITIECDQDPSDLTLTGDVTDEADNCSTGLEATFVDTVADGACANESVITRTWSLTDDCDNTTTLVQTITIEDTTPPTFTVPADITIECDQDPSDLTLTGDVTDEADNCSTGLEATFVDTVADGACANESVITRTWSLTDDCDNTTTLVQTITVEDTTPPTFTVPADITIECDQDPSDLTLTGDVTDEADNCSTGLEATFVDTVADGACANESVITRTWSLTDDCDNTTTLVQTITVEDTTPPTFTVPADITIECDQDPSDLTLTGDVTDEADNCSTGLEATFVDTVADGACANESVITRTWSLTDDCDNTTTLVQTITVEDTTPPTFTVPADITIECDQDPSDLTLTGDVTDEADNCSTGLEATFVDTVADGACANESVITRTWSLTDDCDNTTTLVQTITVEDTTPPTFTVPADITIECDQDPSDLTLTGDVTDEVDNCSTGLEATFVDTVADGACANESVITRTWSLTDDCDNTTTLVQTITVEDTTPPTFTVPADVTIECDQDPSDLTLTGDVTDEADNCSTGLEATFVDTVADGACANESVITRTWSLTDDCDNTTTLVQTITVEDTTPPTFTVPADITIECDQDPSDLTLTGDVTDEADNCSTGLEATFVDTVADGACANESVITRTWSLTDDCDNTTTLVQTITVEDTTPPTFTVPADITIECDQDPSDLTLTGDVTDEADNCSTGLEATFVDTVTDGDCPGEALITRVWTLTDDCDNATSFVQTITIEDNTPPALVGDLEDVINVVCSEIPEVPELVFEDACSSNITVVFNETSTADGTATDYEIIRDWFVSDECGNESVFTQTIIVSVESDIPTDDATLCITEDFDFDLFDLLLGDYDVDGIWTVTSGDATINGSFFNPSSLLDTDDNFTEDQLGDYEFTYTYGGECPGSVTVIININDDCVVLPCGEDDLIISKAVTVNFDGINEFFTITGVEECGFVFEVQIFNRWGAKIYENFNYQNDWNGTASNASIGRSDYVPTGTYYYVINIKNSGLKPITGPIYVSTK
- a CDS encoding histidine phosphatase family protein; amino-acid sequence: MKNITVIRHAKSSWEFDVSDKERPLKKRGLNDAELVSKAFKNKMINPDAVFSSPANRALSTCHLFLKNLEVSLGKLKIEEDLYDFGGQQVISFLKNLDDNYKNVMIFGHNHAFTSICNIFGDKFIDNLPTSGLVVIAFETNTWKNIEFGTTKMTLFPRDLKYD
- the ppk1 gene encoding polyphosphate kinase 1 — its product is MTKDKNSYINRELSWLQFNERVLQEAADESVPLIERFRFLGIFSNNLDEFFKVRYATIKRIDEAGKGGKSELGIKASELLDLITQVVIKQQSQSLDILSNIQKKLELENIFIIDETQVDNDQHDFIKNYYLQQVSPALVTIILNDAVDLPLLKDSAAYLAVKMELTNNYKQFALIEIPKFIDRFVVLPEKDGRNFIMILDDVIRYCLNDIFNIFSYTHITANMIKITRDGELDFDSDLSKSFIEKISDSVKDRQIGDPVRFVYDKTIDSETLEYLMSKMGINSKDSVIPGGRYHNRRDYMDFPSLGRTDLLYEKIKPLEIKGLSLKSSIFNTISNKDYLLHTPYQTFSYVVKFLREAALDPQVKSIKITIYRLAQISHIASSLINAAKNGKKVVVVIELRARFDEQANIDYAEQMQDEGVQMLFGVTGLKVHSKICLIEREEENSIKRYGFISTGNFNESTAKIYTDFTLFTANQKILKDVNKVFSFFDTNYRIHRYKHIITSPHYSRSKLFALIDTEIENVKLGQPAFIKLKLNSISSYKMIDKLYEASRAGVKIQMIVRGICCLVPGVKGMSENIEVISIIDKFLEHTRLFMFCNNDDTIMYISSADWMTRNIENRVEVSCPIYQEDIKQELMDVFDICWRDNVKARQIDASQNNTYRTNNNPKVRAQFALYDYYKEKLNAS